One window of Sinorhizobium fredii NGR234 genomic DNA carries:
- the hrpB gene encoding ATP-dependent helicase HrpB, translating into MTVELPSLPVREILPALGEALETSPSVVLSAPPGAGKTTLVPLFLLGQTWLNGGKVILLEPRRLAARAAAGRMAELLAEKVGETVGYRMRLDNRVSAKTRIEVVTEGVFTRMILDDPELSGVSAVLFDEFHERSLDADFGLALALDVQSALRGDLKIIVMSATLDVERVSGLLGDAPVLQSEGRSYPVDVRYESRTTDERVEDAVVRTIVAAHRSEQGSILAFLPGQAEITRTAERLAGRFDQNTMIVPLYGNLSQKEQDAAIQPAPKGTRKIVLATSIAETSITIDGVRIVVDSGLQRLPVFEASTGITRLETVRVSRASADQRAGRAGRTEPGVAIRLWHAGQTAALAAFTPPQILASDLSGLLLDLAHWGVADPGSLCFIDLPPDTTLREARSLLVELGALDAHGALTPRGHQIRDLALPVRLAAMAVSAAEEGLAAEACLIAVMLTEQGLGGSSLDIEDRLRRFRSERSDRAEAARGLARRMAAGLTASRIKGEAALPGALLMHAFPDRIALQRGGRGRFVMANGRGAEVPETERLAAAGMLVIADLTGRAGAQRVLAAAEITRAEVEAHLPEAIVTEEQSFFDRASRQVRARRVTRLGVIVFDEAPLPRPRGEAAARALADGVRQLGLAAIPFPKDVDQLRDRIGFLHRSIGEPWPDMSDAALFTRLEEWFVPFQGEAGGIDGIKGRDLAEGLLSLVPYGLQRDLAKLAPTHFEAPTGQRHPIHYDGDEPLLSIRVQELFGLKSHPTIGDGRLPLLLELISPGHRPIQTTRDLPGFWAGSWKDVRADMRGRYPKHPWPDDPANALPTARAKPRGT; encoded by the coding sequence ATGACGGTCGAGCTTCCATCCCTGCCCGTGCGCGAAATCCTGCCGGCGCTTGGCGAAGCGCTTGAAACGTCTCCGTCGGTGGTGCTGTCCGCGCCGCCCGGGGCCGGCAAGACGACGCTGGTGCCGCTCTTCCTCCTCGGCCAGACGTGGTTGAACGGCGGCAAGGTCATCCTCCTGGAGCCGCGCCGGCTGGCGGCGCGCGCCGCGGCCGGAAGGATGGCCGAATTGCTCGCGGAAAAGGTCGGCGAGACGGTCGGCTACCGGATGCGGCTCGACAACCGCGTCTCGGCGAAGACGCGGATCGAGGTGGTGACCGAGGGCGTCTTCACCCGGATGATCCTCGACGATCCGGAGCTTTCCGGCGTGTCGGCAGTGCTTTTCGACGAGTTCCACGAGCGATCGCTCGATGCCGATTTCGGCCTGGCGCTGGCGCTCGACGTGCAATCGGCGCTGCGCGGCGATTTGAAGATCATCGTCATGTCGGCGACGCTCGATGTCGAGCGCGTCTCCGGACTGCTCGGCGATGCGCCGGTCCTTCAGAGCGAAGGACGCAGCTATCCGGTCGATGTCCGATACGAGAGCAGAACCACCGATGAAAGGGTCGAGGATGCGGTGGTTCGCACCATCGTCGCGGCGCACCGGTCCGAGCAAGGCTCGATCCTCGCCTTCCTGCCGGGCCAGGCCGAGATCACCCGGACGGCCGAGCGCCTGGCCGGGCGTTTCGACCAGAACACGATGATCGTGCCGCTCTATGGCAATCTCAGCCAGAAGGAGCAGGATGCGGCGATCCAACCGGCGCCGAAGGGCACCCGCAAGATCGTGCTGGCGACCTCGATCGCCGAAACCTCGATCACCATCGACGGGGTGCGCATCGTGGTCGACAGCGGCCTGCAGCGGCTTCCGGTGTTCGAAGCCTCGACCGGGATCACGCGGCTCGAAACGGTGCGCGTGTCGCGGGCCTCGGCCGACCAGCGCGCCGGCCGCGCCGGGCGAACCGAGCCGGGCGTCGCCATCCGGCTATGGCACGCCGGCCAGACGGCGGCCCTTGCCGCCTTCACCCCGCCGCAGATTCTTGCCAGCGACCTTTCCGGACTTTTGCTGGATCTTGCCCATTGGGGTGTTGCCGACCCGGGGTCACTCTGCTTCATCGATCTGCCCCCCGACACGACGCTGCGTGAAGCCCGCAGCCTGCTGGTCGAACTGGGGGCCCTCGATGCACATGGGGCATTGACTCCGAGGGGGCACCAGATCCGTGATCTGGCGTTGCCTGTCCGACTGGCGGCGATGGCCGTATCGGCGGCCGAAGAGGGTCTGGCTGCGGAAGCCTGCCTCATCGCGGTGATGCTCACAGAACAGGGCCTTGGCGGCAGCAGCCTCGACATCGAGGATCGGCTGCGCCGGTTCCGGAGCGAACGCAGCGACCGGGCGGAGGCGGCGCGCGGGCTTGCCAGACGCATGGCAGCGGGCCTCACGGCGTCAAGGATCAAGGGCGAGGCCGCCCTGCCGGGGGCGCTGCTGATGCACGCCTTCCCGGATCGCATCGCTCTGCAGCGTGGCGGTCGCGGCCGCTTCGTCATGGCCAACGGACGCGGTGCGGAAGTGCCGGAGACCGAACGGCTGGCGGCGGCCGGGATGCTGGTGATCGCCGACCTGACGGGACGCGCCGGGGCGCAGCGGGTGCTGGCAGCGGCGGAGATCACCAGGGCGGAGGTCGAAGCGCACCTGCCCGAGGCGATCGTCACCGAGGAACAGAGCTTCTTCGACCGGGCGAGCCGCCAGGTCAGAGCCCGCCGGGTGACCCGCCTGGGGGTGATCGTCTTCGACGAGGCGCCGCTGCCGCGGCCGCGCGGCGAGGCGGCGGCGCGGGCGCTCGCCGACGGGGTGCGCCAGTTGGGCCTCGCCGCCATCCCCTTCCCGAAGGATGTGGATCAATTGCGCGACCGCATCGGCTTTCTGCATCGGTCGATCGGCGAGCCCTGGCCGGACATGTCGGATGCGGCGCTCTTTACCCGCCTCGAGGAATGGTTCGTGCCGTTTCAGGGAGAGGCGGGCGGCATTGACGGGATCAAGGGCCGCGATCTCGCCGAAGGTCTTCTGTCGCTCGTTCCCTATGGTCTGCAGCGCGACCTCGCCAAGCTCGCCCCGACGCATTTCGAAGCGCCGACCGGGCAGCGCCACCCGATCCACTACGACGGCGACGAGCCGCTGCTTTCGATCCGCGTCCAGGAACTGTTCGGTCTCAAGTCGCATCCGACCATCGGCGACGGGCGGCTGCCGCTGCTGCTCGAACTGATCTCGCCCGGCCATCGGCCGATCCAGACGACGCGCGACCTGCCGGGCTTCTGGGCGGGATCGTGGAAGGACGTCAGGGCCGACATGCGCGGCCGCTATCCCAAGCATCCCTGGCCGGACGATCCGGCCAACGCCCTGCCGACGGCGCGCGCCAAGCCGCGCGGCACATAA
- a CDS encoding ornithine cyclodeaminase family protein: protein MLVLDTAETRAALPWDGLVQALHDMFAKGCVMPVRHHHDVEVPGEAAATLLLMPAWQPGAYIGVKMVSVFPGNQTRGLPAIHGSYLLSSGKTGELLAILDGGELTARRTAAASALAARYLARDDASRLLMVGTGRLSANVIEAHASVRPIRDVAIWGRDPRKAEATAKELDLQGITVSVATDLEAAARQADIISCATLSSEPLIRGDWLKPGAHLDLIGAFKPTMRETDDRAVARASIFVDTRDGALSEGGDIVQPLKAGVITEAAIRADLFELARGTHRGRTAPDEITLFKSVGAALEDLAGAVLAFEAHRSKA from the coding sequence ATGCTGGTACTGGATACGGCTGAGACACGCGCGGCTCTGCCTTGGGACGGGCTCGTCCAGGCGCTTCACGACATGTTCGCAAAAGGATGCGTCATGCCGGTGCGCCATCATCATGATGTCGAAGTGCCCGGCGAAGCGGCGGCGACGCTGCTCCTCATGCCGGCCTGGCAGCCGGGCGCCTATATCGGCGTCAAGATGGTTTCGGTCTTTCCCGGCAACCAGACGCGCGGGCTGCCGGCCATCCATGGCAGCTATCTGCTTTCCTCCGGCAAGACCGGTGAGCTGCTGGCGATCCTCGACGGCGGCGAGCTGACGGCACGCCGGACCGCCGCGGCCTCGGCGCTCGCGGCCCGCTACCTGGCGCGCGACGATGCGAGCCGGCTCCTGATGGTCGGCACCGGGCGGCTTTCGGCCAATGTCATTGAGGCGCATGCCTCCGTCCGCCCCATCCGCGACGTCGCGATCTGGGGACGCGACCCGAGGAAGGCCGAGGCGACCGCGAAGGAACTCGACCTTCAGGGCATCACGGTTTCGGTGGCGACGGATCTCGAGGCGGCCGCGCGCCAGGCGGACATCATCTCCTGCGCGACGTTGTCGTCCGAGCCGTTGATCCGCGGCGACTGGCTGAAGCCCGGCGCCCATCTCGATCTGATCGGCGCCTTCAAGCCGACGATGCGCGAAACGGACGATCGCGCCGTCGCCCGCGCCAGCATCTTCGTCGATACGCGCGACGGAGCGCTCAGCGAAGGCGGCGACATCGTCCAGCCGCTCAAAGCCGGCGTCATCACGGAAGCGGCGATCCGCGCCGATCTTTTCGAGCTTGCCCGCGGCACACATCGCGGCCGCACGGCGCCCGACGAGATCACGCTGTTCAAATCGGTCGGCGCCGCCCTCGAGGATCTCGCCGGCGCCGTGCTGGCCTTCGAGGCGCACCGGTCCAAGGCATAG
- a CDS encoding ATP-binding cassette domain-containing protein produces the protein MLEIAKTRPLTLADVTIRLAERTLLAVSATVMPGEVLTIMGPSGSGKSALLAFAGGFLDPAFDAGGRLLIGREDVTDMPANRRHAGILFQDPLLFPHLSVGGNILFAIPPSIKGRKARHALAERALHEVGLAGFFDRDPETLSGGQKARVALQRVLVSAPQFLLLDEPFSKLDATLRQQMRELVFSRARAAGLPAILVTHDSADAEAAGGRVIRIGEEEKP, from the coding sequence ATGCTGGAAATCGCCAAGACCAGACCCCTGACGCTGGCGGACGTGACGATACGGCTGGCGGAGCGAACCCTGCTTGCCGTTTCGGCAACGGTCATGCCTGGTGAGGTGCTGACCATCATGGGGCCGTCCGGCTCCGGAAAGTCCGCCTTGCTCGCCTTCGCAGGCGGCTTCCTCGATCCGGCCTTCGACGCCGGCGGGCGCCTGCTGATCGGCAGGGAAGACGTGACGGACATGCCCGCCAACCGGCGCCACGCCGGCATCCTGTTCCAGGATCCCCTCTTGTTTCCGCACCTCTCGGTCGGCGGCAACATCTTGTTCGCCATACCGCCCTCGATCAAAGGACGTAAGGCAAGGCACGCCCTTGCCGAGCGGGCCCTCCACGAGGTCGGGCTCGCCGGTTTCTTCGACCGCGACCCGGAAACGCTCTCCGGCGGCCAGAAGGCGCGGGTGGCGCTACAGCGGGTTCTCGTCTCGGCTCCGCAATTTCTGCTGCTGGACGAACCCTTTTCGAAACTCGACGCGACCCTCAGGCAACAGATGCGCGAACTGGTCTTTTCCAGAGCCAGGGCAGCAGGCCTGCCCGCCATTCTTGTCACCCATGACAGCGCCGATGCCGAGGCGGCGGGCGGCAGGGTGATCCGGATCGGCGAGGAGGAGAAGCCATGA
- a CDS encoding ABC transporter permease, whose amino-acid sequence MGRPTRIKALQTGSRGLTTNTLLALILGLPILAGVAGIILPAFGYLPALGGSRVTLDHFAELAGQPHILRSALTGVVAGLATTCTVVAIVGTFLAGFAGTPIFSRIQHLVSPLLAVPHAAAAFALAFLVAPSGFVIRLVSPELTGFTRPPQWLVPNDPLALSMVAGLITKEAPFLFLIALAALSQLPLRQSRQLTAALGYGRLSGFLVSLWPALYRQMRLAVFAVLVYSVSVVDVAIILGPQLPATLPVRIAQWAADDDLRARFLASAAALLQLAVVLAAVVIWLLIERIGRFVLARLTYSGRRLRNDAVPRLISAFAMAACAALIFVGIAILGVWSIAGLWQFPDAWPAKLTPQAWLRTLPQLWPALRTTIALALSSASLALFLAVLLLHRNGRASGTGHRLLYLPLLLPEISFVFGLQILIVAAGLKPAFGSVLAVHFLFVLPYVLLSLAAPWRELDPRFERIAAGFGKSALQTLLTVRLPLLLRACLTAFAVGFSVSVSLYLPTLLIGAGRLTTIATEAVALSSGGDRRVIGIHALVQASLPFLVFLIASLAPQLLFRKRRAMRT is encoded by the coding sequence ATGGGGCGGCCAACTAGGATCAAGGCGCTGCAGACAGGATCGCGCGGTCTGACCACGAACACGTTGCTTGCCCTCATCCTGGGGCTGCCGATCCTCGCCGGCGTGGCGGGGATCATTCTGCCTGCCTTCGGATATCTGCCGGCGCTCGGCGGCTCGCGCGTCACGCTCGACCATTTTGCCGAGCTTGCCGGCCAGCCGCACATCCTGCGCTCCGCCCTCACCGGTGTCGTGGCGGGGCTGGCCACGACCTGCACTGTCGTGGCGATCGTCGGCACCTTTCTGGCAGGCTTCGCCGGGACGCCGATCTTCTCCCGCATCCAGCACCTGGTGTCGCCGCTGCTTGCGGTTCCGCATGCGGCTGCCGCCTTCGCGCTGGCATTCCTCGTTGCGCCATCGGGCTTTGTCATTCGGCTGGTTTCGCCGGAACTGACAGGCTTCACGCGGCCGCCGCAATGGCTCGTTCCCAACGATCCGCTTGCGCTGTCGATGGTCGCGGGGCTCATCACTAAGGAGGCCCCCTTCCTCTTCCTGATCGCGCTTGCCGCATTGTCGCAGTTGCCTCTTCGCCAATCGAGGCAATTGACGGCAGCGCTCGGCTATGGGCGCCTGAGCGGCTTTCTCGTCAGCCTCTGGCCGGCCCTCTATCGCCAGATGCGCCTGGCCGTCTTCGCGGTCCTCGTCTACTCGGTCTCCGTCGTAGATGTCGCCATCATCCTGGGACCGCAACTGCCCGCAACGCTACCGGTGCGGATTGCGCAATGGGCCGCGGATGACGACCTCCGCGCACGGTTTCTCGCCTCGGCGGCCGCCCTGCTGCAGCTTGCCGTCGTCCTTGCGGCGGTGGTGATCTGGCTCCTGATCGAACGAATCGGACGCTTTGTCCTCGCCCGGCTGACCTATTCAGGACGGCGCTTGAGAAACGACGCCGTGCCGCGGCTCATCTCGGCTTTCGCAATGGCCGCCTGTGCGGCTCTCATCTTCGTCGGCATCGCCATTCTCGGAGTCTGGTCGATCGCGGGACTCTGGCAGTTTCCGGATGCCTGGCCGGCAAAACTCACACCGCAAGCCTGGCTGCGGACGCTGCCGCAGCTCTGGCCAGCGCTTCGCACCACGATCGCACTCGCACTCTCATCGGCGTCGCTCGCCCTGTTCCTTGCCGTTCTGTTGCTCCATCGCAACGGCCGCGCAAGCGGAACCGGCCATCGACTGCTCTATCTGCCCCTGCTGTTGCCGGAGATCAGCTTCGTTTTCGGCCTGCAGATCCTGATCGTCGCGGCGGGTCTCAAGCCAGCCTTTGGAAGCGTGTTGGCGGTGCATTTCCTGTTCGTCCTGCCTTACGTGCTGTTGTCGCTCGCAGCACCCTGGCGCGAGCTCGATCCACGCTTCGAAAGGATCGCGGCGGGCTTCGGCAAGTCGGCGCTGCAAACCCTTCTGACCGTCCGCCTGCCGCTCCTGCTGCGGGCTTGCCTCACCGCCTTTGCGGTCGGCTTCTCGGTCTCGGTCAGCCTCTATCTTCCGACGCTATTGATCGGCGCGGGGCGGCTCACGACGATCGCCACCGAGGCGGTGGCGCTTTCGTCGGGCGGCGACAGGCGGGTGATCGGCATCCATGCGCTCGTCCAGGCATCCCTGCCCTTCCTGGTATTTCTCATTGCCTCGCTTGCCCCCCAGTTGCTATTCCGCAAGCGCCGGGCAATGAGGACGTGA
- a CDS encoding ABC transporter substrate-binding protein, with protein sequence MTGRAGKIILAAMLALGLAGEVSATDAGNWDAVVADAKGQTVYFNAWGGSEPINAYIRWAGGEMKSRYGVNVVHVKLDDTAKAVATVVAEKAAGKNDDGAVDLIWINGENFAAMKREGLLFGPGWATKLPNWRYVDHETKPTVLKDFTIPTEVLESPWGGAKLVFFHDSARTRKADLPDSAASLLKWAEANPGRFSYPQPPDFTGTSFLKQVLIELIGDRTRLLGPVDEATFAADVAPLFAYLDKLTPLLWRQGKAYPQNYPDMKQKLADGELDIIFAFNPAEASSAIANGELPDTVRSFVFSGGTLGNTHFLAIPYNATAKAGALVLADFLLSPEAQLRKQDPKIWGDPTVLSLAKLSAEDRSAFERLDLGIATLKPNELGPALEEPHPDWMTRIEAEWIRRYGAAN encoded by the coding sequence ATGACCGGACGGGCAGGAAAAATCATCCTGGCGGCGATGCTGGCGCTTGGCCTTGCCGGCGAGGTCTCCGCCACCGATGCCGGCAATTGGGATGCCGTCGTCGCCGACGCCAAGGGCCAGACGGTCTATTTCAACGCCTGGGGCGGCTCCGAACCCATCAACGCCTATATTCGCTGGGCGGGCGGCGAAATGAAGTCCCGCTATGGGGTTAACGTCGTGCACGTGAAGCTCGACGACACGGCGAAGGCAGTGGCGACCGTCGTCGCCGAAAAGGCGGCCGGGAAGAACGACGACGGGGCCGTCGATCTCATCTGGATCAACGGCGAGAATTTTGCGGCGATGAAGCGCGAAGGCCTTCTCTTCGGCCCCGGCTGGGCGACGAAGCTGCCGAACTGGCGCTATGTCGATCACGAGACCAAGCCGACGGTGCTTAAGGATTTCACCATTCCGACCGAGGTGCTGGAGAGCCCCTGGGGCGGCGCCAAGCTGGTGTTCTTCCACGATTCGGCGCGAACGCGGAAAGCCGACCTGCCCGATTCGGCCGCAAGCCTCCTGAAATGGGCAGAGGCCAATCCGGGCCGCTTCTCCTATCCGCAGCCCCCGGATTTCACCGGCACGTCCTTCCTGAAGCAGGTGTTGATCGAGCTGATCGGCGACCGGACCAGGCTGCTAGGGCCGGTCGACGAGGCGACCTTCGCTGCGGATGTTGCGCCCCTGTTCGCCTATCTCGACAAGCTGACGCCGCTCCTGTGGCGGCAGGGCAAGGCCTATCCGCAGAACTATCCCGACATGAAGCAGAAGCTCGCCGACGGCGAGCTCGACATCATCTTCGCCTTCAACCCGGCGGAAGCCTCCTCCGCAATCGCCAATGGCGAGCTCCCGGACACGGTGCGCTCCTTCGTCTTTTCCGGCGGTACGCTGGGCAACACGCATTTTCTCGCCATTCCCTATAACGCCACCGCCAAGGCCGGCGCGCTGGTGCTTGCCGACTTCCTGCTTTCGCCCGAAGCGCAGCTGCGCAAGCAGGATCCGAAGATCTGGGGCGACCCGACAGTCCTTTCGCTGGCAAAGCTTTCGGCCGAGGATCGATCCGCCTTCGAACGTCTGGACCTCGGCATCGCTACCCTGAAGCCCAACGAACTCGGGCCGGCGCTCGAAGAACCGCACCCGGACTGGATGACCAGGATCGAGGCGGAATGGATCCGGCGCTATGGGGCGGCCAACTAG